The Neosynechococcus sphagnicola sy1 region ACTCTCCCGTAGTGGCTGCGAGAAAATACTTATCGAGATTGGTCTACTAATTACCCCTGATCGCTTCAGTACCCTCGCAGATGTCATTGTCTGGGACGGCCAGGGGAGAATCTATCGTCCAACTACGGATAAGCAAACCTGCTAGTCTCAAAACTTACGTGCTTATACAGGTATTTTGGGGGCGATCGCTGGACGTTATTTTGCTTTTCTTAAGAATGGCGGTGGGGTAGGAGTCAACAGCTGCTAGCATTTTTTGGCAAGACTGATTCACAATAGAGTCGCAGGCTCTCTTCATTTCTTCAGCACTTAACAACGTCCTATGAGCAATACCAGCAATTTTCGAGCAGCAATTCGAGCAGCGAAAGATCAGGCACTGGTGGGGCCAAACGTAATCGCCAACGCCCTGCCCTTTGTTGGGGGGGGTTGGTTTTAACGGCGGTAGGAACCTATGGTGGATTGGGGGTCATCCGCGCCAATCCCAGCCTGTTTCTGCCGACCTTTATTGCAGCCTTGGTCGTGGAATTGATTCTCTTCTTTGTAGTTCGTGGGGTTGCAGAAAAAGGTAACAATGGCTTGGCACTGCCGCTGCTAGCAACCTATAGCTTGCTCTCTGGTTATACCCTGAGTGGGCTGGTGTGGGTAGCTTTAGGAACCAAAGGAGTGGGGATTGGTGGTATAGCCTTTGCGGCTCTTGGTTGCGGAATCACGTTCATTGTCGGGCGGCAAATTGGCTCCAATCTTTCCGAGCAAGATGGGATGGCGTTGACCAAAACGGTGCAGTTAGGTTTAATTGCCCTCGTGGTGGTACTGGTCGGCCAATTGCTGTGCAGTATCTTTGGGGTGTTTACCCCCACATGGTTAGAAATTGCCATTTCTGGTATCGGAGTGCTGTTGTTTGCAGGTGCCGCCGTTGTAGATTTCTACATCCTCCCCCGCTCCTATCGCGATGAACAATATCTATGCGCAGCGCTGTCGATGTATTTGACGTACATTAACTTGTTTATCTTTATTCTGCGTCTGCTCATTGCCATCAATAGTCGGGACTAAGAGTCGATTGACTGACATTCAGGATTTCCGGTGGGTAGACGTTGTCTCTGCCCACTGATCCCCCGACAAGACTGCCCACTGATCCCCCGACAAGACTGCCCACTGATCCCCCGACAAGATAAGTGTCAATCATTTCTCCCGCCCGAGACCGCTGAACAGGAATCGCTTCTGCGTCAGACACTTGGATGTGTGCTGGGTCTTGCAGTGGAGGATCCAGCACAGAGAGACGACCAATCCAGTGAGTCTTGTCAGTCTGGGTCTTTCACCGATGATTTGCCACTCTGTTGAGATCGCTGGTGATCACAGGTTTCTTCTTGGGCGTTGAGATCTGGGGAACAATGCATCCCGTCTCAACAGCCAGTGCCAAGCATTCTAGCGAGAGGCTTCTATCTTTTGGTATTGAGACGGGAGTTTCAGAGTTGATTGCCAGCTTTACTGGGGAGTAACTTTGCCAATCACCGCAATCTTGCCATCATCTTGAACTGTCCAGATATCGTAGATGCCAACAACATCCCCGTTGGCATCCAGATCCACATTGCTGCTGGCTCCCTGGTAGTTGATATCCTTACCCTGGCGTAGGAGTTCCAACCCTTGACAAACATCGGTAACTTCCTCCCCAGGGCCATTGGCAACCTCGCGAATCTTGCTTTGAATCCCTTCCCCCGTATTCGAGTGGGCTGCCTGTGCCGCCAATACCAGTAAGGCTGTTGCATCCCATGAGTGGGGAACAAAAGGGCTGATCGGGCGATTGTACTTCGCTTCCCATCGCTTGGAGAGATCGGCAAGCGCTTTACCATCGGCACCTGGGACTGTGCCCAACGCCCCCGCCAAAATAAACTTACCCGTGGCTGACTGACCCACTTGGGTGGGGAAGTCGGGGGAGGAAACGCCATCGGTGAGTAGGATTTGTACCCCCTTACTCACCCCCTGTTCGTAGGCCGATTTCAGCAGCAGGCTGCCAGTTTCAGTATAGAGTACCGCAATTACGGCATCGGGTTTGTTGGCAAAGGCAGTAGCAGCTTCGGTATCAAAGGTCGTCGCCTTAGGGTCATAGCGGGTGGGGTTAGCCTCATTGATCACCGTTCCCCCTAACTTCTTAAAGGCGGCGACAAAAACCTTCTCAAATCCAACCCCATAGTCGTTGTTGATTACCAGGGTAGACACCCGCTTAAAGCCTTTGTCGTGGGCGAGTTTTGCCAAGGCTTGTGCCTGGTAAGTGTCAGGAGGAGCAGTACGAGCCCAGTAGCCTTTGAACTCTCCCTTGGCGGCGCGATCGGTAAAGACGGGACTGGTACTCCCCGGTGAAATCAACATCACCTTGTTGCGCACAGCAATGGGAACAGCAGCACTGGAAACACTACTGGCAAAGGAGCCAACCACACCAGCCACCTGATCCACCTCCGTGAGCTTGGTCATGCCCTCAGCTCCGGCTCTAGGATCGGTCTGGTCATCTACGGCCACCAAGGTAACAGGTTCACCGTTGACCCCGCCACACTGATTCACGGTATCTACGAGCAGCGGCACGGCATTGAGCATTGGCTGTCCAATGGACGATAGATCACCTGTGGCAGGCAAGAGTGAGCCGATTTTCAGTCCCTTAGCAGCGGGGGTGGGACTACTGGTCTGGGGATTGTTCGTCGCCACATCTTGACAGGCAGCACTGAGAAAACCTGTGACTACGGTTGTCAGTGCCAGGGCGATCGCGGTGCGGGGATTTAGGCCAGGGGTAGATGAATGCATCGATATTAAACTCCTCCTCAACGGTTGTTCAAAATCTATACTGTTTATCGTGCTGAAATCTAACCATTGTCCATAAACTGTCCCAAATGTCCAGCCGCAGCAAGCTCTAGAGGTGAATTTC contains the following coding sequences:
- a CDS encoding ABC transporter substrate-binding protein; protein product: MHSSTPGLNPRTAIALALTTVVTGFLSAACQDVATNNPQTSSPTPAAKGLKIGSLLPATGDLSSIGQPMLNAVPLLVDTVNQCGGVNGEPVTLVAVDDQTDPRAGAEGMTKLTEVDQVAGVVGSFASSVSSAAVPIAVRNKVMLISPGSTSPVFTDRAAKGEFKGYWARTAPPDTYQAQALAKLAHDKGFKRVSTLVINNDYGVGFEKVFVAAFKKLGGTVINEANPTRYDPKATTFDTEAATAFANKPDAVIAVLYTETGSLLLKSAYEQGVSKGVQILLTDGVSSPDFPTQVGQSATGKFILAGALGTVPGADGKALADLSKRWEAKYNRPISPFVPHSWDATALLVLAAQAAHSNTGEGIQSKIREVANGPGEEVTDVCQGLELLRQGKDINYQGASSNVDLDANGDVVGIYDIWTVQDDGKIAVIGKVTPQ
- a CDS encoding Bax inhibitor-1 family protein produces the protein MVLTAVGTYGGLGVIRANPSLFLPTFIAALVVELILFFVVRGVAEKGNNGLALPLLATYSLLSGYTLSGLVWVALGTKGVGIGGIAFAALGCGITFIVGRQIGSNLSEQDGMALTKTVQLGLIALVVVLVGQLLCSIFGVFTPTWLEIAISGIGVLLFAGAAVVDFYILPRSYRDEQYLCAALSMYLTYINLFIFILRLLIAINSRD